The Microbacterium sp. SORGH_AS_0862 genome has a segment encoding these proteins:
- a CDS encoding aldehyde dehydrogenase family protein, whose translation MAHPKESAVPASEPSATPVSAPELDPRLRAAIDDDLVALRQGAALWSRSSIDERIGALSATRDAVGTAAADWARVAARAKGLAPDHPLRGEEWLSGPYAVLGALDGYLATLRRIAAGGSPLDGVRLDRAPGDRIRAHVFPRERIDKLLLSGFTGEIWLRPGTDASTAIRRAGLAQVTPGSAGVGLVLGAGNISAIPVLDVLYELLAFDRVSLLKVNPTQDELVPVFERALAPLIGRGLVRIVRGGGDVGAYLTAHEGIEHVHITGSAATFDAIVWGDRDRATDEPRLRTPITAELGGVSPIIVVPGEWSDADLRFQAAHVATMRLHNSGHNCIAGQVVLLSADWPQREQFLRALHEAYRDAPARPVWYPRADERLHALAASYPHAEWSAGHSRALVQVAQGEDAAELETTEYFAPVLGVVELPGTGQDFLDAAVAHANESLAGTLGANVIVDPDAEDAMGAGFERAIAELRYGGIAINAWTGVLFATPVLSWGAFPGSDVREVGSGIGVVHNTALLADVERSVLRGPFRPFPRSLGPGRFSVLPAPPWFVSARTAAAVSEGLTRYRVDRNPLGLALTLVKAMGA comes from the coding sequence GTGGCCCACCCGAAGGAGAGCGCCGTGCCCGCGTCCGAGCCGTCTGCAACGCCCGTGTCCGCGCCCGAGCTCGATCCCCGGCTGCGCGCCGCGATCGACGACGACCTCGTCGCGCTCCGCCAGGGCGCCGCCCTCTGGTCGCGCTCGAGCATCGACGAGCGCATCGGCGCACTCTCGGCCACGAGGGATGCGGTCGGCACCGCCGCCGCGGACTGGGCCCGCGTCGCCGCGCGCGCGAAGGGGCTCGCCCCCGATCACCCGCTCCGCGGCGAGGAGTGGCTGTCGGGCCCCTACGCCGTGCTCGGCGCCCTCGACGGCTACCTCGCGACGCTTCGCCGGATCGCCGCCGGCGGCAGTCCGCTCGACGGGGTGCGCCTCGACCGTGCCCCGGGCGACCGCATCCGCGCGCACGTCTTCCCCCGCGAGCGAATCGACAAGCTCCTGCTGTCCGGATTCACGGGCGAGATCTGGCTGCGCCCCGGCACCGACGCTTCCACGGCGATCCGCCGGGCGGGTCTCGCGCAGGTCACGCCTGGTTCCGCGGGTGTGGGTCTCGTGCTCGGTGCAGGGAACATCTCCGCGATCCCGGTGCTGGACGTGCTCTACGAGCTGCTCGCGTTCGACCGCGTGAGTCTGCTGAAAGTGAATCCCACCCAGGACGAACTCGTGCCGGTCTTCGAGCGCGCACTCGCGCCTCTCATCGGCCGGGGACTCGTGCGGATCGTGCGCGGCGGCGGCGATGTGGGCGCTTACCTCACGGCGCACGAGGGCATCGAGCACGTGCACATCACGGGATCCGCCGCGACCTTCGATGCGATCGTCTGGGGCGACCGCGACCGCGCGACGGACGAGCCACGCCTGCGGACCCCGATCACGGCGGAGCTGGGTGGCGTGTCTCCGATCATCGTGGTGCCGGGCGAGTGGAGCGACGCGGACCTCCGTTTCCAGGCTGCCCACGTCGCGACGATGCGCCTGCACAACAGCGGTCACAACTGCATCGCGGGCCAGGTCGTGCTGCTGAGCGCGGACTGGCCGCAGCGGGAGCAGTTCCTACGGGCGCTGCACGAGGCGTACCGCGACGCCCCGGCCCGTCCGGTCTGGTACCCCCGCGCCGACGAGCGGCTGCACGCGCTCGCTGCGAGCTACCCGCACGCCGAGTGGTCGGCCGGGCACAGCCGCGCGCTCGTGCAGGTGGCGCAGGGTGAGGATGCCGCCGAGCTGGAGACGACCGAGTACTTCGCCCCCGTGCTGGGCGTCGTGGAGCTGCCCGGAACGGGTCAGGACTTCCTCGACGCCGCCGTCGCGCACGCGAACGAGTCGCTCGCGGGCACCCTGGGCGCCAACGTCATCGTCGATCCCGACGCGGAGGATGCGATGGGGGCGGGGTTCGAGCGGGCGATCGCCGAGCTGCGCTACGGCGGGATCGCGATCAACGCCTGGACCGGTGTCCTGTTCGCGACACCCGTGCTCAGCTGGGGAGCCTTCCCCGGCTCCGATGTGCGGGAGGTCGGGTCGGGGATCGGCGTTGTGCACAACACCGCGCTGCTGGCCGACGTCGAGCGGTCGGTACTGCGAGGGCCCTTCCGCCCGTTCCCGCGCTCGCTGGGTCCGGGGCGCTTCTCCGTGCTGCCCGCCCCGCCGTGGTTCGTCTCCGCACGCACGGCGGCGGCGGTGAGCGAGGGTCTGACCCGCTATCGGGTCGACCGCAACCCGCTCGGGCTCGCCCTCACCCTCGTCAAGGCGATGGGCGCCTGA